The Microbacterium paraoxydans genome includes a window with the following:
- a CDS encoding PLP-dependent aminotransferase family protein, which produces MDTLDRANATPVAHGSAPGPLVQGGEVAAGALAARLGRWAHGDGTLSTRLAAAIAALIGGGELRPADRLPAERALSAAVAVSRGTVVSAYASLAEQGLVERRQGSGTTVAGARTTPAADRRPGRGEALFSALPNAIDLLRTVPQIPDLGVQLIRDHQPRLDLALLPETDPAGLPALRELIADMYRAEGTPTTPEQILVTHGAQQAISLVVNALVEPGDVVLAEEITWPGVTDSVGLRGGTVHGVPMGADGLDVDALEQAMARLRPVLVALNPHHQNPTGTRLPAAARHRVAELAAQYGVPVIEDRVVAGISFDGVVPPTLASERPDAPVLVVESVSKWAWAGLRIGWLRADPVLVRRLRGARQLADQSTSVPGQLLALDLIAHATELRRANSRVHQQRLLLLQELMAAHLPDWTSDAPRGGLALWAALPRGSASALARVAAAHGVSIAGTGAFAVSAAAPDDHVRLPFTAPDDVLTEGVRRLGDAWREYRETLSSPA; this is translated from the coding sequence ATGGACACCCTCGACAGGGCCAATGCGACGCCGGTGGCCCACGGATCGGCCCCCGGTCCCCTCGTGCAGGGCGGTGAGGTCGCTGCGGGCGCTCTCGCCGCACGCCTCGGCCGCTGGGCCCACGGCGACGGCACCCTCTCCACCCGCCTCGCCGCGGCGATCGCCGCCCTGATCGGCGGGGGTGAGCTGCGTCCCGCCGACCGCCTGCCTGCCGAACGCGCCCTCTCCGCGGCGGTCGCGGTCTCGCGGGGCACGGTCGTGTCGGCCTATGCGTCCCTCGCCGAGCAGGGCCTCGTCGAGCGCCGGCAGGGGAGCGGGACCACGGTCGCGGGGGCGAGGACGACCCCCGCGGCGGACCGCCGTCCCGGCCGCGGCGAGGCCCTGTTCTCGGCTCTCCCCAACGCGATCGACCTGCTCCGCACGGTGCCGCAGATCCCGGACCTCGGTGTGCAGCTCATCCGCGACCACCAGCCGCGGCTCGACCTCGCCCTGCTCCCGGAGACCGACCCCGCGGGGCTCCCCGCCCTCCGCGAACTCATCGCCGACATGTACCGCGCCGAGGGGACGCCGACCACGCCCGAGCAGATCCTCGTGACCCACGGCGCGCAGCAGGCCATCAGCCTCGTCGTCAACGCGCTCGTGGAGCCCGGCGACGTCGTGCTCGCGGAGGAGATCACCTGGCCGGGCGTGACCGACTCCGTGGGGCTGCGCGGCGGCACCGTGCACGGCGTGCCGATGGGCGCGGACGGCCTCGACGTCGACGCGCTGGAGCAGGCGATGGCCCGGCTGCGTCCCGTGCTCGTCGCGCTCAACCCGCACCACCAGAACCCGACGGGGACGCGGCTGCCCGCGGCGGCGCGCCACCGCGTGGCCGAGCTCGCCGCGCAGTACGGGGTTCCCGTGATCGAGGATCGCGTCGTCGCCGGCATCTCGTTCGACGGGGTCGTCCCGCCCACGCTCGCCTCGGAGCGGCCGGACGCCCCGGTGCTCGTCGTCGAATCCGTGTCGAAGTGGGCCTGGGCCGGGCTGCGGATCGGGTGGCTGCGGGCCGACCCGGTGCTGGTCCGGCGGCTCCGCGGCGCCCGGCAGCTCGCCGACCAGTCCACGAGCGTGCCCGGCCAGCTCCTCGCACTCGACCTCATCGCGCACGCGACGGAGCTCCGCCGCGCCAACAGCCGCGTGCACCAGCAGCGGCTCCTCCTGCTGCAGGAGCTGATGGCCGCGCACCTCCCCGACTGGACCTCCGATGCCCCTCGGGGCGGACTCGCGCTGTGGGCGGCGCTGCCTCGGGGCTCCGCATCGGCTCTCGCGCGCGTCGCCGCGGCGCACGGGGTCTCGATCGCGGGCACCGGCGCGTTCGCGGTCTCGGCCGCCGCTCCGGACGACCACGTGCGCCTGCCGTTCACCGCGCCGGACGACGTGCTCACCGAAGGGGTGCGCCGCCTGGGCGACGCCTGGCGCGAATACCGGGAGACTCTCAGCAGCCCTGCCTAG
- a CDS encoding DUF4407 domain-containing protein: MPYSAHRPGRFDSQGRIILDGDPNAETDDLDFLREYEPTGDTPAQSDVASDDPTPEPVTAPDAPVDAEPVADRKARPPRVRKPRRRRTAAERLRALAILGGAEGEILDRVPGETPRFVQMFFVLAGTALVSAISMLFALTTGVRAAVWLAIPLAIVWALIIFNLDRFLTSTMTSTRNVWKLIGLAIPRVIMAAIIGFVVAEPLVLQIFHNDISREVAATNIVQAQADQEALETGPEKKALDAASERVAALENQAATGIVAGTESSSATESAAQSTVDDLTAKLTEQQAVIDQARTLYQCELTGEGAGTVPGCTGVNGEGASSQAAQAQLAEAQQTYDALAAQLRTANEELAAAGSAAKENTTASESQNRQQAKDELPAARDTYEQALAAYNARADSVAQGNAGAVGLLSQISGLNRLSEKEPAILWAHILIAALFFMIELLPVLVKVLTSYGDPSLYEKALAIRKQVALDRVTAEGFRDRADIVTTPGAQAT, from the coding sequence ATGCCCTATTCCGCCCACCGCCCGGGTCGCTTCGACTCGCAGGGTCGGATCATCCTCGACGGCGACCCGAACGCCGAGACGGATGACCTCGACTTCCTGCGCGAGTACGAGCCGACCGGCGACACGCCCGCGCAGTCCGACGTCGCGTCCGACGACCCGACGCCCGAGCCGGTGACGGCGCCCGACGCCCCGGTCGACGCGGAGCCCGTCGCCGACCGGAAGGCGCGTCCGCCGCGCGTCCGGAAGCCGCGTCGTCGTCGCACCGCCGCCGAGCGCCTCCGTGCTCTCGCGATCCTCGGCGGGGCCGAGGGCGAGATCCTCGACCGCGTCCCCGGCGAGACCCCGCGCTTCGTGCAGATGTTCTTCGTGCTCGCCGGGACCGCCCTCGTCAGCGCGATCTCCATGCTCTTCGCCCTCACCACGGGCGTGCGCGCGGCGGTCTGGCTCGCCATCCCGCTCGCGATCGTGTGGGCGCTCATCATCTTCAACCTCGACCGCTTCCTGACCTCGACCATGACGTCGACCCGCAACGTCTGGAAGCTCATCGGTCTCGCGATCCCCCGCGTCATCATGGCCGCGATCATCGGTTTCGTCGTCGCGGAGCCACTCGTTCTGCAGATCTTCCACAACGACATCTCGCGGGAGGTCGCCGCGACCAACATCGTCCAGGCGCAGGCCGACCAGGAGGCGCTCGAGACCGGTCCGGAGAAGAAGGCGCTGGATGCGGCGTCCGAGCGTGTCGCGGCGCTCGAGAACCAGGCGGCGACGGGCATCGTCGCGGGGACCGAATCGTCGTCGGCGACCGAATCCGCCGCCCAGTCCACGGTCGACGACCTGACGGCCAAGCTCACGGAGCAGCAGGCCGTGATCGACCAGGCGCGGACGCTGTACCAGTGCGAGCTCACGGGCGAGGGTGCGGGCACCGTCCCCGGCTGCACCGGCGTGAACGGCGAGGGCGCGAGCTCTCAGGCCGCCCAGGCCCAGCTCGCCGAGGCCCAGCAGACCTACGACGCGCTCGCGGCCCAGCTCCGCACCGCGAACGAGGAACTCGCCGCTGCCGGAAGCGCAGCCAAGGAGAACACCACGGCCTCGGAGTCGCAGAACCGTCAGCAGGCGAAGGATGAACTCCCCGCCGCGCGTGACACGTACGAGCAGGCGCTCGCGGCCTACAACGCCCGGGCGGACTCCGTGGCGCAGGGCAACGCCGGGGCGGTGGGGTTGCTGAGTCAGATCAGCGGCCTCAACCGCCTGAGTGAGAAGGAGCCCGCGATCCTCTGGGCGCACATCCTCATCGCGGCGCTGTTCTTCATGATCGAGCTGCTGCCGGTGCTGGTGAAGGTGCTCACGAGCTACGGCGACCCGAGCCTCTATGAGAAGGCGCTGGCCATCCGCAAGCAGGTCGCGCTGGACAGGGTCACGGCCGAGGGCTTCCGTGACCGCGCCGACATCGTCACCACTCCCGGGGCTCAGGCCACCTGA